The following proteins come from a genomic window of Lytechinus pictus isolate F3 Inbred chromosome 1, Lp3.0, whole genome shotgun sequence:
- the LOC129260565 gene encoding uncharacterized protein LOC129260565: MATQSGLKVVLFLGTCREGRVGIRVANFMINQLKARGHDVHFMDAQELNLPILTKPLHFYTDQTQAPAILQEAKTKIVAADCYVVVSGEYNHSIPPGLSNLFDYFPASIFSYKPSGIVCYSPGPYGGMRAAIQLRAFLGEMGCISVSNIFGIPNVGNAISKEGKPLNEYMEKGAEKLLAQLDWMAEAMKAKREKEFTS; this comes from the exons ATGGCAACACAAAGCGGATTGAAAGTAGTTCTGTTCCTGGGAACATGCAGAGAAGGACGAGTCGGGATTCGAGTGGCAAACTTCATGATCAACCAACTGAAAGCAAGAGGACATGACGTGCATTTTATGG ATGCACAGGAACTGAATCTTCCAATCCTGACCAAACCGTTGCACTTCTACACGGACCAGACGCAAGCCCCTGCTATCCTTCAGGAAGCAAAGACAAAGATCGTTGCTGCCGATTGTTATGTTGTGGTCTCTGGAGAGTACAATCACTCCATCCCACCAGGTCTTAGCAATCTATTTGATTACTTCCCTGCGTCTATCTTCAGCTACAAGCCTTCGGGGATCGTATGTTACTCCCCAG GTCCTTATGGTGGGATGAGGGCCGCCATTCAGCTGAGGGCATTCCTGGGCGAAATGGGCTGCATCAGCGTGTCCAATATCTTTGGCATCCCCAACGTCGGTAACGCTATCAGCAAAGAGGGGAAACCCCTCAACGAGTACATGGAGAAAGGGGCCGAGAAGCTCCTGGCTCAGCTGGACTGGATGGCCGAAGCTATGAAGGCTAAGCGTGAGAAAGAGTTTACTTCATGA